In Pseudoliparis swirei isolate HS2019 ecotype Mariana Trench chromosome 22, NWPU_hadal_v1, whole genome shotgun sequence, the DNA window CCCCGACAGACGCTGCAGCCTGTGAGAGACAAGATAGAAGGATAGGTGAGAGTCCTTCTCTTTCTATTTCAATAGGCCGGACTCTTTAACGATCTGCACTCACTGTTGCTAACTGCAATATTCTGTCACACTCTTTCTCCGTCATGACTCCGTCGAGTACTACGCGATTGGTCCCGTTCATAACCTGGTCATCCATGGTGATGGTCACACCCACCTGGAGGACTGGACCACCTGGAGCGAGGACAAATGAGAAAGGATGAGAGGAAAATGGTCAAATCTTAACTACTACAGACTGAAACAAGCGAACTGACTGTCTCACCTGAAAAAAAGCCACTGTCATCCACTTCCTCCttctgctctccttcctttactttagcatttattttctcttgttCAGCTCTGAGAGTGAAACAATACATAACATCAACAATAACATCAACAATAACATCACAAAGCTCTTGACACAGAATGGATTGTTCTTCATTCCCACCTCCAATTATTCCTCAGTGATTCAGGTACAACATCTTCTGGAGTCCAAAGATCCTAAAAGGGAAAGAACATTCATTCCATGTGTGGTTGTAATTTTGAGGATGCAGAATCGCCTTCGTTTGCCTCAGTACTTACTGGGTCAGTGAAACTAAAGGCAAGGTTCTCCATCCCAAAATACAGAAGTGTCTTCTCCTCTAGAGCACGACTAATGTATTTAACAATCtcctgtgtgacacacacacacacatacacatatatattatcagCACAAACACAATTaaggaaattaaatatatatttggaaGTCTGCATCTCTGAAATGACTACACAGTTATGCCATGTTGTGGTTAGATTTGGGCATTAGGTGTTACCTGAGCAGGTTGTGTGCCctgtgactctgtgtctccCCCTAGTGTCTCATAGTAGAGCTGCAGATTTTCTAAGGAGTCCTCGTCAGAGGGGTAAAACAAGAGAAGGGAGCGAAGGGTCTGCACTGCTCCACTTATATCACCAGCTGTGAGGAAGTAGGAAGGCAAAATAAGAAGGAGTGGCACCTACTCCAGAGGAAGATACACAGACACTGAACCATGACATTGAGTTATCTTCAGTTTGACCTCTAAACTCTGACCTTTAAACTGTGCAAGATGCATATGCTCCAGCTGCGTGGGCAAGAAGTCTTCCTGAGAAGAAATCCTCCCGGGTCTTGTGGATACCTGAGTCACACAGGACTGCCGGCACGAGAgcaaagagagggaaagagctAGACGGAAAGGAATCGCAGGGTCAACGGCTCCTTTTCATTCTCTTGCTGCGGAAAAGTTTCAGTCCGGGAGCCtttgttatgttttatttatgtatatacctGCAGCCTTCTCGAACACGCCATCACTGCTGTCCACTCCCCTGTCCTCTGGCAGCCTTTGGGAGGCCACCTCACATTGCACCCTGCACTCGTCTGTCTGCCGCAGGGTTCGGTTCACAGTAGCTTTCCATTTCTCTGCTGCCTGCAGCCAGTCAGAGGAGGCCTCAAGCTGGACTGCAGAATCATACAGGACCTGAGTGCGATGACATGTAAAGAGAGAGTAAATAAGATAATGTTTTCAAGAAGAAGATGCTGCtttcattatatttaaataaaagtaaaaatgttgACTTGTCCATAACGTGTTGGCCGTATCATGTTATAACAAGTGTCTCTGATACCAAAGTAAGTTTCTTCGTCAGAGGTCTTCAATAAGTAAAAACAGGGTTGTATTACATGGTTGGAAAatagaaagtgagagagagtgacagcGAGGATTTCAGTCCCTAAACTCACATCTTCAACTATTTTTCTGCAACAAAGAAGACTTCCTGTCCTTTTGATGTTGACCCAATAGATTaaccaaataaaataatgtgCTTTGGTATATGAAATCCCACACCCGTAGAAAGGGATGAACTggaatgtaaaataataatattgatcCTTTTCCTCGTGAACAGATATGGCTCATCCCTTTactattatatatcatataatctTCTATTTCCTTGAGCTTTATTTTgcatacaaacagacaaaccAAGGCAGTTTATGGATTTTACACAGCAAGATTTCTGGGTACAGTTAACCTAATTCCTGCTGCTTCTCCATGCCTCCCCCCTTTACGAAGACATCGTCCCTCAAACCTCACCCAGTGTTTCTCGTTCTCAATCTCTCTGTCCTGGAAGGCCTCCTCGGTCACTCCCTCCATGCGTCTGTACTTCTCAATGTTGTTCCTCATCTCTAAGTGGCTGGGGTTGGCCACAAAGAAGGTATGAGCTGCTGTTGCCGCCTTCTGCAACTCTTCCAACTAATGTGCAGGAAGAGGAGAGTAAATATGGTTGGAGAGCCACAATAGACATTGAGCTGTATGTCTCCAGATGTCGCTTTGAGGATTACCTTGTAGTATGTGACCTGCAGAAAGTTGTAGGGGTTGCGCGAGTTGAATTCATACTCTATATCGGTAGAAACAGGGAGCTGTCCTGCAGGTGTGACGGAGCGTCCGATACAGAACCTCAAACATTCAGCCTTCTGCTGAACCCAATCCCAGGTCCAGAGGTCCCACAGACTCCCCCCTTCAGAGTCTAACAATGCAGAAAACATGAATCATTTGTGGAAGTGAAATATACCGTACCGTTGAACAtctttaaaaccaaaaaaaaacatgtctaattaataaatatagtttAAGCATCGTCAACATTTGGAGAATACATTTGCAAACAGTCCGAGTTGTCGACTACTTTTTAAAAAGTACTTTTCCTTTCAGTTAACTTGCGAGCTGACTCATTCCACACTGGAGGAATTTAACAAATTAATGGATTTATTTGGCAACTTAATGTTTTGTGTCTGCTTATGATATGGCAAAAGGATAATTTCTATCTGCGTAtgacatggtaaatagtctgcCAGTGATTTTAGAGTTGTCTAGTTTTCCACCAGTAGTTATCAGTCatggcccaggggtctcctgaagcagctgacaggtACCGGCAGGCCTGAAGGGCTAAAGCTGCGGTGGACGTGGATGCTaaaactcgggcatgggaggagttcggggaggccatgTGAAGGACTTTCGGTTTGAGTGGTGGAAAGAGCACTTTGAGGAACACCTAAAGCCGGTCAACGTGTTTCTTGGAGAGGGAGCAGCGCCTGAAGACTTGGGGGTGGTTgcatatccctggcagaggccgctaaggttgtcAAAAAGCTCTTTGGTGGCAAGGCGTCCCTgagacattgttgggctgtcttggctgacacgcctcttcaatgtcgcatggggggcaggaacagtgcccttggactggTTCCCTTcttcaaaaagggggaccggagagtgtgctcaaACTATCGTTTAACACGACTCAGCCTCCCGGGGAAAGCTTATGCCAGGGTGCTGGACAGGAGGCTTCGACCATTTGTCGAAACTCAGATTCAAAAGTATTAGTGCGGATTTCGTCCCGGTCGTGAAACAGTGAACCAGCTCTTTACCCTTGCAAGACTACTGGAGGAGttctgggagtttgcccaaccatgTGCTTTGTACACTGGGAGAAAGCTTTTGACCGGGTCTCTCTGGGGATTTTTTTTGCGGGAGTTTGGGGTGCCAGACTCTTTTGTAATAGGCCATCcagtctctgtacgcctgcagtaagAGCTGTGTTTGCATTCTCTGTAATAAGTcacacgttcccggtgggtgttggcctccgccagggctgccctttatcaccggtcttGTCCGTGACTTTCACAGACAgaatatctaggcgcagccggGGGGCAGAAAACGTCAGGTCTTGGGATCACCGCTCTGCTGTTTGCTGATGATGTGATCCTGTTGACCTCCGTGACCTCCAGCATTcactgtcttggtgaagagggagctgagccagaaggcgaagctctcaatttaccgGGCAGTCTACGTTCCAACCCTCAGCTATGGTCACGAACTCTGGGTCACGACTGCAAGAACGAGGTCTCGAATACAAGCggacaaaatgagtttcctccatagggggccggactcagccttagagatagggaaaggagctcggacatcaggagggagcttggagttaGGGCGCTActctatatactatatactatactatatatgtatatatatatatatatatatatatatatatgtattctgtTTTACCAAATTAGATTTACTGAGGTTTCTTTTGGCTTTTTCTTGGAAAATATTTGATTACTTTCAGCGCTGTCTTTGGGCCTCAAAACTTCTTCAAAACAATCTgagaatgaaaaaataaaactggttGAACTGCTGTATTGATACGTATTGTAGGTGCACACTCCGGCCATAATACAAAGCATCACAAGTAAACATGGCTTCCTATTAAGAGGAAAGGTTCGGAACACAAGAGACAGGCTATGACGACTTAAtggaaaatattacattttattaccaAGTTACTGATCGTGTGGTATAATTCAAATGTGAGTTTAATTGATATGTACGTTGTCCATGTAGATAAAGAAATTACTCATAAATAACTACTGAATAGGCCCATAATAACACATTGGCCCACCAGTGACTCCATACATAAAAACTCTGTCTATCTctacaccccccacacacacacacacacaccataactTACCCAGTTCATTGAATGCATCTCTCCCTGCTGCCACACACTCATCGTGACATCGCCTGCGCACTCTCGACAGTGACTCCCTGGTTATGATCGCTTTCTCCAGCAGCTCTGCAGACTTCACCCACTCCGCGTCGAAGTACGAGCGCACCCcggtgtaatataacaagtcgTACGGCTGCAGCACTGACAACACATTTGAGCCGCCTCTCCCCGGAGTTGCTGTAGTACAATTAAGTAGTGCTATGATGGCTAAATGCAACGCCACGTATACAGTGGAATGGTCCGAGTGCGGCGCCATGGTGAGAGAAACAGAGCCCGCGGAGGAGAGAgttgg includes these proteins:
- the p3h3 gene encoding prolyl 3-hydroxylase 3, coding for MAPHSDHSTVYVALHLAIIALLNCTTATPGRGGSNVLSVLQPYDLLYYTGVRSYFDAEWVKSAELLEKAIITRESLSRVRRRCHDECVAAGRDAFNELDSEGGSLWDLWTWDWVQQKAECLRFCIGRSVTPAGQLPVSTDIEYEFNSRNPYNFLQVTYYKLEELQKAATAAHTFFVANPSHLEMRNNIEKYRRMEGVTEEAFQDREIENEKHWVLYDSAVQLEASSDWLQAAEKWKATVNRTLRQTDECRVQCEVASQRLPEDRGVDSSDGVFEKAAALSLSLLSCRQSCVTQVSTRPGRISSQEDFLPTQLEHMHLAQFKAGDISGAVQTLRSLLLFYPSDEDSLENLQLYYETLGGDTESQGTQPAQEIVKYISRALEEKTLLYFGMENLAFSFTDPDLWTPEDVVPESLRNNWRAEQEKINAKVKEGEQKEEVDDSGFFSGGPVLQVGVTITMDDQVMNGTNRVVLDGVMTEKECDRILQLATAAASVGDGYRGRRSPHTPHETFEGLTVLRAVKLARDGMVNQSDARLLHELGERVRVLLHSYFRSPPGLFTSFTHLVCRSAVAGDQKGRLDLSHPVHVDNCLLEPDTKQCWREPPAFIHRDLSAVLYLNDNFNGGDLFFTNREAKTITARVKPSCGRLVGFSSGPVNPHGVTAVTSGRRCALALWFTKEKIYRDMEREEAEAMWAADGQSVVKKDDEEPAGGATPARNARSQAPTERSRGRGRVTGGKDEL